A window of Variovorax paradoxus genomic DNA:
TCGGCTCGATGATGCGCGCCGATGCCGCCACCGAGATCATCGGCGTCTGCGCTTCGCTGGCCACGTCGATCATGGCCAGCGATGCCGGCGTGGTGGTCGAGCCCAGGATCACGTCGACCTTGTTCTCGGCGATCAGCTTGCGCGTGTTGTTGACGGCCGCGGTGGTGTCGGAGGCGTCGTCCAGCACGATGTAGTTGATCTTCTGCCCGCCGATCGTCTTGGGCATCAGCGAGATGGTGTTCTTCTCGGGGATGCCCAGCGATGCTGCCGGGCCGGTGGCCGAGATGGTCACGCCGACGTTGACGTCGGCCCACGAGGCGGCGGCGGTGGCGCAGAGCGCGGCGATCAGCAAGGGCTTGAAGAATTTCATTTGGGCTTGTCTCCGGGTTGAAAAATCGTTGAGGGCTGAAGTATCTATCACCGCTCGTCGAAGGAGAGGGTGACGCTTTCGGTAAGGGGGTGCGCCTGGCAGGTCAGTACGAAGCCCGCGGCGACCTCATTCTTGTCGAGCGCGAAGTTCCGTTCCATTCGGACTTCCCCGTCCACGCATTTGGCGCGGCAGGTGCCGCACACGCCCGAGGTGCACGAGAACGGCACTTCGAGCCCGGCCGCCGATGCCGCGTCGAGGATGCTGGGCTGGCCCTCGGTGAAGGTGATCTCGCGCTGCAGGCCGTCGCGCACGATGGTGATGCGCGACTGCTTGGCGTCGCCCGGCTGGGCTTCGTGCACCACCGCGCCCACCTGCGTGGCCGAGGGCAGCGCGACGCCGAAGCGCTCGATGTGGATGCGGTCTTCCGGCACGCCGGCGGCCAGCAGCGCGGCCTCGGCCTCGTCGTTCATCTGGAACGGGCCGCACACGTACACATGGTCGATCTGCGCGGCGGGCACCACGCCCTGCAGGAATTCGCCGATCTTCTCGCGGTTCATCACGCCGAAGCCCAGGGGCGAGTCGGTGTGCTCGTCGGAGAACACGTGCTGCAGCACGAGGCGCGTCATGTAGCGGTTCTTCAGGTCCTCGATCTCTTCCTTGAACATCGTGGACTGCAGCTGGCGGTTGCCGTAGATCAGCGTGAAGCGGCTGCGCGGCTCGCGCGCCAGCACCGTCTTCATGATGGACAGGATGGGCGTGATGCCGCTGCCGCCCGCGATGCCGACGTGGTGCCGCGCCGAGGAAGGCTCGATGGGCACGAAGAAGCGGCCCTGCGGCGCCATCACCTGCAGGGTGTCGCCGGGGTGCAGGTTGGCGTTGATCCAGTTGGAGAACACGCCGCCGCGCACCTTGCGCACGCCGACGCGCAGTTCGCCGTCGTCGAGGCCGGCGCAAATCGAATAGGAACGGCGCAGGTCCTGGCCGTCGATGTCCTTGCGAAGCGTGAGGTACTGGCCCTGCGTGAAGCCGAACACTTCCTGCAGGTCGGTCGGGACTTCGAAGGAGACGATGACGGCCTCGGCCGTGTCGGGCTCGATGGCCTTCACGCGCAAGGGGTGGAAGAGGGTGCTCATCGCTTGGGGCGCTTCTTAGATTGGCTTGAAATGTTCGAACGGTTCGCGGCAGGCCATGCAGCGATAGAGGGCCTTGCAGGCCGTGGAGCCGAATGCCGACAGGCGTTCGGTGCGCTCGCTCGCGCAGCGCGGGCAGGCGATGCGCTCTCCGGCGATGCGGCCGAAGAGCTTGATCGGCATGGCGGTGTTGGCGGCCGCTTCGGGCGTGAGGTGCGCCGGCGGCGCGATGCCGTAGGCCTTGAGCTTGGCGCGGCCTTCGTCGCTGATCCAGTCGCTCGACCATGCGGGCGCGCGGCGCAGCGTGGCGCGGGCACGGCCCAGGCCGGCGTTCTCGATGGCGGCCAGCACGTCGTGCTCGATGGCTTCGGTGGCGGGGCAGCCGGAGTAGGTCGGCGTGAGAACGATCTCCAGGCCGTCGTCGTGCTCGATCACCTCGCGCACGATGCCCAGGTCGCAGACCGACACGGCCGGCACCTCGGGGTCGAGCACCGTGTGCAGCACGGCCCACGCCGCATCGACGCGCGACGCCAGTGCGTTCACCACACGCCTCCGGGGAAGCTGCGCTGCAGATGCTGCATCTCGGCCAGGATGTAGCCCATGTGCTCGCTGTGCACGCCTTGCTTGCCGGTGCTGCGGAAGGCGGCTTCCTTCGGCATGGCGAGGCCTGCTGCATCCAGCACCTGCTGCATGTCGGCGAGCCAGGGCTCGCGCAGCTCGCTCCAGGCCGGGCCGAGGCCGCTGGCGCTGGCTTCGGCATCCACCGCGTCGCTCTCGAACAGCTCGGGCATGTAGAGCCACAGCCGCTTCAACGCCTTCTCGATGCGGCGGCGCGATTCCTCGGTGCCGTCGCCCAGCCGCACCATCCAGTCGGCCGAATGCTGCTGGTGGTAGCGCGCTTCCTTCAGCGCCTTGCCGGCGATGGCGGCCACCTCGGCGTCGCTCGACGCGGCCAGGCGCTGCCACAGCAGCTTGAGCAGCGTCGACACCATGGTGTTGCGCACCACGGCGAAGGCGAAGTCGCCGCGCGGCAGCTCGGCGATGGTGAGGTTGAAGTAGTCGCGCTCGTCGCGCAGGTAGGCCAGCTGGTCTTCGTCGTGCTCGCGGCCAGCGCCCTCGAGCTTGCCGGCATGGGTGAGCAGCGCACGCGCCTGGCCCACGAGGTCGAGCGCGATGTTGGCCATCGCGATGTCTTCCTCCAGCACTGGCGCGTGGCCGCACCACTCGCCCAGG
This region includes:
- the paaD gene encoding 1,2-phenylacetyl-CoA epoxidase subunit PaaD encodes the protein MNALASRVDAAWAVLHTVLDPEVPAVSVCDLGIVREVIEHDDGLEIVLTPTYSGCPATEAIEHDVLAAIENAGLGRARATLRRAPAWSSDWISDEGRAKLKAYGIAPPAHLTPEAAANTAMPIKLFGRIAGERIACPRCASERTERLSAFGSTACKALYRCMACREPFEHFKPI
- the paaE gene encoding 1,2-phenylacetyl-CoA epoxidase subunit PaaE is translated as MSTLFHPLRVKAIEPDTAEAVIVSFEVPTDLQEVFGFTQGQYLTLRKDIDGQDLRRSYSICAGLDDGELRVGVRKVRGGVFSNWINANLHPGDTLQVMAPQGRFFVPIEPSSARHHVGIAGGSGITPILSIMKTVLAREPRSRFTLIYGNRQLQSTMFKEEIEDLKNRYMTRLVLQHVFSDEHTDSPLGFGVMNREKIGEFLQGVVPAAQIDHVYVCGPFQMNDEAEAALLAAGVPEDRIHIERFGVALPSATQVGAVVHEAQPGDAKQSRITIVRDGLQREITFTEGQPSILDAASAAGLEVPFSCTSGVCGTCRAKCVDGEVRMERNFALDKNEVAAGFVLTCQAHPLTESVTLSFDER
- the paaC gene encoding 1,2-phenylacetyl-CoA epoxidase subunit PaaC, which produces MQASIELNRTPAVQYLLRIGDTCLVLAQRLGEWCGHAPVLEEDIAMANIALDLVGQARALLTHAGKLEGAGREHDEDQLAYLRDERDYFNLTIAELPRGDFAFAVVRNTMVSTLLKLLWQRLAASSDAEVAAIAGKALKEARYHQQHSADWMVRLGDGTEESRRRIEKALKRLWLYMPELFESDAVDAEASASGLGPAWSELREPWLADMQQVLDAAGLAMPKEAAFRSTGKQGVHSEHMGYILAEMQHLQRSFPGGVW